In Crateriforma spongiae, the following proteins share a genomic window:
- a CDS encoding redoxin family protein has protein sequence MVPIVAVLLAVLRPAIAIADDPKTQTPSEVAESDVDLFELDQEVQSALFPLFEAISQSRVSRSTIQLTTETTVGGRVVDAQVSTYQIASKTPDQFTVYLKETDQRTRIFNNAEKLTVALSSDAYVEFDEPISIRQAVDGLPVPMGPYPEPVLAMTLAGYDPAIALVGGMKSIQLVDRAPFRGETPAVHLKGVQDDLVQWDLWLLDRENELQRPLRMIVDLTDMLRSNQQMKMPAGYRYQLRFDFLSWRISGDVDEKLFTYQPPNGAKKYPSVDTYFQSLAGVSKDHPLLGKVMPEFASVTLDGKGVRSQDLKNKVVVLSFWATWCTPCLESMPTLQSVTERYEDKDVVFYAVNVGESADKVVGFLSEQPWQVPVMLDAEGEIADAFKADAIPQRILIGKSGKVESVQLGYQGAEALEHQLTDELDVLHIGGRIATSKSNASQDKAKSDAP, from the coding sequence ATGGTCCCGATCGTCGCCGTGTTGTTGGCGGTTCTGCGGCCTGCGATCGCAATCGCCGACGACCCGAAGACGCAGACTCCATCGGAAGTCGCCGAATCCGACGTCGATCTATTTGAGCTGGATCAAGAGGTTCAATCGGCACTGTTTCCGCTATTCGAAGCCATCTCGCAAAGCCGCGTTTCAAGGTCCACGATTCAGCTGACCACGGAAACCACCGTGGGCGGTCGCGTCGTCGACGCCCAAGTATCGACGTACCAGATCGCATCGAAGACGCCCGATCAATTCACGGTCTATTTGAAGGAGACCGATCAGCGGACTCGGATCTTCAATAACGCGGAAAAGCTGACCGTCGCGTTGTCGTCCGATGCCTACGTGGAATTTGATGAACCGATTTCGATTCGCCAGGCCGTCGACGGTTTGCCCGTTCCCATGGGTCCGTATCCCGAACCGGTCCTGGCGATGACGTTGGCCGGTTACGATCCCGCGATCGCGTTGGTCGGCGGGATGAAGTCAATCCAGTTGGTCGACCGGGCACCGTTTCGTGGCGAAACCCCAGCGGTACACCTCAAGGGCGTCCAGGACGACTTGGTCCAATGGGACTTGTGGTTGCTGGATCGCGAAAACGAACTCCAGCGTCCACTGCGGATGATTGTCGACCTGACCGACATGCTGCGGTCCAACCAGCAAATGAAGATGCCGGCCGGATACCGATACCAGTTGCGTTTCGACTTTTTGTCCTGGCGAATCTCTGGGGATGTGGATGAAAAGCTATTCACTTATCAGCCACCGAACGGAGCGAAGAAATACCCATCGGTCGACACGTATTTTCAGTCGCTTGCCGGTGTCTCCAAGGACCATCCACTGCTGGGCAAAGTCATGCCGGAATTCGCCAGTGTCACGCTTGATGGTAAAGGCGTCCGGTCGCAGGACCTGAAGAACAAAGTCGTCGTACTGTCTTTCTGGGCGACTTGGTGCACGCCGTGCCTGGAATCAATGCCGACGCTGCAATCGGTCACTGAACGCTATGAAGACAAGGACGTTGTTTTCTATGCCGTGAACGTGGGCGAATCGGCCGACAAGGTGGTCGGATTCCTGAGCGAACAACCGTGGCAGGTTCCCGTGATGCTGGATGCCGAAGGCGAAATCGCCGACGCGTTCAAGGCCGACGCGATCCCCCAACGGATCCTGATCGGCAAATCCGGGAAAGTGGAATCCGTGCAACTGGGTTACCAGGGTGCCGAGGCTTTGGAACACCAACTGACCGATGAATTGGACGT